One region of Mangifera indica cultivar Alphonso chromosome 3, CATAS_Mindica_2.1, whole genome shotgun sequence genomic DNA includes:
- the LOC123210055 gene encoding translation initiation factor eIF-2B subunit alpha-like produces the protein MWRRSASFILDKYQTTQNEAVPSDSVNLSPPPLSSSTAAAPQNPNFDRNMSISAYYQTRAAHHGVVTSDWLAQSQEAATAAAGPEVDAGLRSGKTCSVIEEFNSWRKQPDLAEAVAAIRALAAVIRNGEANTMMELEIELKKASDSLKSWDTTSISLTAGCDLFMRYVTRTSALEYEDFNSAKSRLIERAEKFGEISYKARRIIAMLSQDFIFDGCTILVHGFSRVVLEVLKTAAQNKKLFRVFCTEGRPDRSGLRLSNEMAKLDVPVKLLIDSAVAYSMDEVDMVFVGADGVVESGGIINLMGTYQIALVAHSMNKPVYVAAESYKFARLYPLDQKDMAPALRPIDFGVPIPSKVEVETSARDYTPPQYLTLLFTDLGVLTPSVVSDELIQLYL, from the exons ATGTGGCGGAGATCAGCTTCTTTCATTTTAGACAAGTACCAAACAACTCAAAACGAAGCCGTTCCATCAGATTCAGTAAATCTCTCACCTCCACCGCTCTCATCCTCTACTGCCGCGGCGCCGCAGAACCCTAACTTTGACCGAAACATGTCGATTTCGGCGTACTACCAGACTCGCGCGGCTCACCACGGAGTAGTCACTAGCGACTGGCTGGCGCAGTCACAGGAGGCGGCCACAGCGGCGGCGGGACCTGAAGTTGACGCAGGTCTGAGGAGTGGGAAGACGTGCAGTGTCATCGAGGAGTTCAATAGTTGGAGGAAACAGCCGGATTTGGCGGAGGCTGTGGCGGCGATACGTGCGTTGGCGGCTGTTATTAGGAACGGTGAAGCTAATACTATGATGGAGCttgaaattgaactaaaaaaagCATCCGATTCACTTAAG TCATGGGACACCACCTCTATTTCTTTGACAGCAGGCTGCGATTTGTTCATGCGATACGTAACCAGAACTTCAGCATTAGAATATGAGGACTTTAATTCTGCTAAGTCTCGGTTGATTGAGCGTGCAGAGAAGTTTGGGGAGATATCATATAAG GCACGAAGGATCATTGCTATGCTTAGTcaagattttatatttgatgGTTGCACTATTTTGGTACATGGATTTTCCAGAGTTGTTTTAGAAGTACTGAAGACAGCagcacaaaataaaaaactcttCCGTGTTTTCTGCACTG aGGGAAGGCCAGACAGAAGTGGATTACGATTGTCCAATGAGATGGCCAAACTTGATGTTCCAGTGAAACTTCTAATAGATTCAGCCGTTGCATACAGTATGGATGAGGTAGACATGGTATTTGTTGGAGCAGATGGAGTAGTTGAAAGTGGAGGTATCATTAACCTGATGGGAACATACCAGATTGCATTAGTTGCTCACAGCATGAACAAACCAGTTTATGTTGCTGCAGAGAGCTACAAG ttTGCTCGTCTTTATCCATTGGATCAGAAGGACATGGCCCCTGCCTTACGCCCCATCGATTTTGGAGTACCCATCCCATCCAAGGTCGAGGTTGAAACATCTGCCCGAGATTATACTCCTCCACAGTATCTTACCCTTCTCTTTACAGATCTAGGTGTTCTTACACCATCCGTAGTTAGTGATGAGCTTATTCAGCTCTACTTGTAG
- the LOC123210045 gene encoding protein SENESCENCE-ASSOCIATED GENE 21, mitochondrial-like → MASKFSVNKFLHVSKHSNVVAMENVRAVEPPAASAVMRKMEGSSAEKNQVFWMRDPKTGNWIPETHFDQVDAAELREKLLPKKDSD, encoded by the exons ATGGCTTCTAAGTTCTCCGTCAACAAGTTTCTTCACGTCAG CAAACATTCGAATGTGGTCGCCATGGAGAATGTGAGAGCTGTGGAGCCACCAGCGGCGTCAGCAGTAATGAGGAAGATGGAGGGTTCATCTGCGGAGAAGAACCAAGTGTTCTGGATGAGAGATCCAAAGACTGGCAACTGGATTCCTGAGACTCACTTTGACCAAGTTGATGCTGCAGAGCTTAGAGAGAAGTTACTTCCCAAGAAAGATTCGGACTAA